A region of bacterium DNA encodes the following proteins:
- a CDS encoding NTPase — protein sequence MEPTNIILIGPPQSGKTTLIKKIIHASEKPLKGFWTEEVREKGHRIGFEIHTLHGLKEMFAHVGFQSDCHVGKYAVDISRFEAVALQAIEKEHAEQVIVIDEIGKMECHSDKFCQALLHTLDLPHKVLATIARHGSLFMEEIKEREDVILVPVNVHNRDGLVEEVCARLIG from the coding sequence ATGGAACCAACCAATATCATTCTCATCGGTCCGCCACAGTCGGGAAAAACAACGCTCATTAAAAAAATAATTCATGCCTCGGAAAAACCATTGAAGGGATTTTGGACCGAGGAAGTCCGGGAAAAAGGGCATCGTATTGGATTCGAAATTCATACCCTGCACGGTCTTAAGGAAATGTTTGCGCATGTGGGATTTCAAAGCGACTGTCATGTCGGTAAATATGCGGTCGATATCAGCCGGTTTGAAGCTGTGGCACTTCAGGCGATTGAAAAGGAACATGCCGAACAGGTCATTGTGATTGATGAAATTGGGAAGATGGAATGCCATTCGGATAAATTTTGTCAAGCCCTGTTACATACGTTGGATCTTCCACACAAAGTTTTGGCGACCATTGCCCGGCACGGGTCGCTGTTTATGGAGGAAATCAAGGAACGTGAGGACGTGATTTTGGTGCCGGTGAATGTCCACAACCGGGATGGGTTGGTTGAAGAGGTATGTGCCCGGTTGATTGGATGA
- the gltB gene encoding glutamate synthase large subunit, with translation MSKKDFSRFTNFTGLNAAGVPQASGLYDPQNEHDSCGIGFIAHLDGKPRHSIVQDAVKILINLEHRGALGGDDATGDGAGLLLDMPDAFLQKACKEKKISLPQKGAYGVGMFFLPQDNKLREKCTGTFEKIVVAEGCQLLGWRDVPVMTAGLGEFSLSTLPVVRQCFVTAGENPADKLGIKLFVLRRLIEKAVGAFVDGDYSQFYVCSFSSTTVNYKGMLTGNQLATFYPDINDSEFASAFALVHQRFSTNTLPMWSLAQPFRYLAHNGEINTLRGNINRMRAREAIMESELLGEELEKLKPFISEHGSDSAALDNALEILVAGGRSLPHAIMMMVPEAFGVKYHMSQDKRAFYQYHAAVMEPWDGPAGLVFSDGRYIGGTLDRNGLRPNRYTVTKDGLIVAGSETGVLDFPPERIQFNGRLQPGKIFLVDLQEHRIIPDKEIKAKIARQKPYRKWVKENQIELRGLFAPAKAPKPDVGKLRVQQHAFGYTEEDLKMILTPMASNGQEPTGSMGTDAPLAVLSNQPQLLYNYFHQLFAQVTNPPIDPLREELVMSLMSMLGRERNVLAEGPENCRMLKLQHPILTTADMSRIRGAQHSDIKTVDIEMLFPVSAGGLGLEKALQEIFKQAEKAIKTGATILILTDINMNKDFAPIPALLAASGLHHHLIRKGLRTQAGIVVETGEAREVIHFAQLIGFGTNAICPYVAFASVRELAETQYLDKAKTPDEAMDAYITAVKKGLLKTFSRMGISTIRSFFGSQIFEAVGLNRKVIDKYFAYTASRVSGMGIKELAEETVRRFRRGYPEKGAVTPVLHSGGEYHLRVNGERHLWTPESVSTLQRATHENDYAGFKKYTAMINDQAAGHVTLRSFFEFNKKNAIPIDEVESIASITPRFVTAAMSYGSISKEAHEDIAIALNRIGGRSNSGEGGEDPVRFIPLPNGDSKCSRIKQVASGRFGVTAHYLSNADEIQIKMAQGAKPGEGGQLPGHKVSKEIARVRHTTPGVTLISPPPHHDIYSIEDLAQLIFDLKNSNPAAKVSVKLVSEVGVGTIASGVAKAKADTVLISGFDGGTGASPMTSIKHAGLPWELGLAETQQSLIANRLRDRIRVQTDGQIKTGRDLAIAVLLGADEYGFGTTVLVTLGCIMMRKCHLNNCPVGVATQREELRARYTGKPEYPERFFKFMAQELREIMAAMGFRTVDEMIGRSDMLRFVPDKKHWKAAGLDFSDMLKYVQSDTLHCTGSQDHQLEKCLDNVLIARAKPALERGEKVIISLPIKNINRTVGTTLSHELTKRYGEAGLPEDRIEVRFKGSAGQSLGAFLAPGITLKVSGDANDYLGKGLSGGKIIVAPDAGSTIVPHENMSVGNVVLYGATAGEVYINGIAAERFCVRNSGARAVVEGVGDHGCEYMTGGVVVVLGSTGVNFAAGMSGGVAYVYDENELFDTKCNLDMVDLESVVHAADILALKMLIEKHYDYTRSTRAKFILDNWQTQLPMFVKVMPIDYKRVLERMAQEEAMDTDSVSATEEVYAAGKVLEELIK, from the coding sequence ATGTCGAAAAAAGATTTCTCCAGGTTCACGAATTTTACCGGCCTCAATGCGGCCGGGGTTCCTCAGGCAAGCGGTCTTTATGATCCGCAAAATGAACATGACAGTTGCGGGATCGGGTTTATTGCTCATTTGGACGGCAAGCCGCGCCACAGTATTGTTCAGGATGCTGTGAAGATTCTGATTAATTTGGAACATCGCGGCGCACTGGGTGGTGATGATGCGACCGGAGATGGTGCCGGCTTATTACTGGATATGCCGGATGCGTTTTTGCAGAAGGCTTGCAAAGAGAAAAAAATCAGCTTACCGCAAAAAGGTGCGTACGGTGTGGGGATGTTCTTTTTACCCCAGGACAATAAACTGCGGGAAAAATGTACTGGTACGTTTGAGAAAATTGTTGTCGCCGAGGGCTGTCAGCTTCTGGGATGGCGTGATGTGCCGGTCATGACTGCGGGATTAGGTGAATTCAGCCTTTCGACCCTTCCGGTCGTGCGGCAATGTTTTGTGACTGCCGGTGAAAATCCTGCGGACAAGCTGGGAATTAAACTTTTTGTGCTGCGCCGCTTGATTGAAAAAGCGGTGGGTGCTTTTGTGGATGGAGATTACAGTCAGTTCTATGTCTGTAGTTTTTCGAGCACCACGGTAAATTACAAGGGGATGTTGACCGGGAATCAGCTGGCAACTTTTTACCCGGATATCAATGATTCGGAGTTCGCAAGTGCTTTTGCTTTGGTGCATCAGCGTTTTTCCACCAACACGCTGCCGATGTGGAGTCTGGCGCAGCCCTTTCGCTATCTTGCCCACAACGGCGAGATCAATACATTGCGGGGAAATATTAACCGGATGCGTGCCCGGGAAGCCATTATGGAATCCGAGTTGCTTGGGGAAGAACTGGAAAAGCTAAAGCCTTTTATCAGTGAGCACGGCAGCGATTCAGCAGCACTGGATAATGCATTGGAAATTTTGGTCGCCGGTGGTCGATCACTGCCTCATGCCATTATGATGATGGTTCCCGAAGCGTTTGGTGTGAAGTATCACATGAGTCAGGATAAACGCGCTTTCTATCAGTATCATGCCGCTGTGATGGAGCCTTGGGACGGTCCGGCCGGTCTGGTATTTTCGGACGGCCGGTATATCGGAGGGACGCTGGATCGTAACGGGCTTCGTCCCAACCGCTATACCGTGACAAAGGATGGTTTGATTGTGGCCGGCTCTGAGACCGGTGTGCTGGATTTTCCGCCGGAGCGCATACAGTTTAATGGCCGGCTGCAACCGGGGAAAATATTTTTGGTTGATTTGCAGGAACACCGGATTATTCCGGATAAGGAAATTAAAGCCAAAATTGCCCGGCAGAAACCTTATCGCAAATGGGTTAAAGAAAATCAGATTGAATTGCGGGGTTTGTTTGCCCCGGCCAAAGCGCCCAAGCCGGATGTGGGAAAATTACGTGTTCAACAGCATGCGTTTGGATATACAGAAGAAGATTTGAAAATGATCCTCACGCCCATGGCATCCAATGGTCAGGAACCCACCGGTTCCATGGGGACGGACGCGCCCTTGGCAGTGCTTTCCAATCAACCGCAACTTCTTTATAATTATTTTCATCAGTTGTTCGCACAGGTGACCAATCCTCCGATTGATCCTTTGCGGGAAGAATTGGTCATGTCGTTGATGAGCATGCTCGGCAGGGAGCGCAATGTGCTCGCCGAAGGCCCGGAAAATTGCCGGATGCTTAAATTGCAGCATCCGATTTTAACCACTGCGGATATGTCACGTATTCGCGGCGCCCAGCATTCGGATATTAAGACCGTGGATATTGAGATGCTCTTTCCGGTGAGTGCAGGCGGTTTGGGTTTGGAAAAAGCCTTGCAGGAGATATTCAAACAGGCGGAAAAAGCAATCAAAACCGGGGCCACTATTTTAATTCTCACGGATATTAATATGAATAAGGATTTCGCACCGATTCCGGCATTGTTGGCCGCATCGGGGTTGCATCATCATCTTATTCGTAAGGGATTGCGGACCCAGGCAGGTATTGTGGTTGAGACCGGTGAAGCCCGGGAGGTTATACACTTTGCGCAATTGATCGGGTTTGGGACCAACGCGATTTGTCCGTACGTGGCATTTGCTTCAGTGCGTGAATTGGCTGAGACCCAGTATCTGGATAAAGCCAAGACGCCGGATGAGGCCATGGATGCTTATATCACAGCAGTGAAAAAAGGGCTGCTGAAGACATTTAGCCGCATGGGGATCTCCACCATCCGGAGTTTTTTCGGTTCTCAAATTTTTGAGGCAGTCGGGTTGAACCGCAAAGTAATCGATAAATATTTTGCCTATACAGCGTCGCGCGTCTCCGGTATGGGGATCAAGGAATTGGCGGAGGAGACAGTGCGTCGTTTTCGTCGCGGCTATCCGGAAAAGGGTGCGGTCACACCGGTGTTGCATTCCGGCGGGGAGTATCATTTGCGGGTCAATGGTGAGCGGCATCTTTGGACACCGGAATCTGTCAGCACACTGCAGCGAGCGACACACGAAAATGATTATGCTGGATTCAAAAAATATACTGCCATGATTAATGATCAGGCGGCCGGGCATGTAACCTTACGCAGTTTTTTTGAATTCAACAAAAAAAATGCGATACCGATTGACGAGGTCGAATCAATTGCCTCGATCACACCGCGTTTCGTGACTGCGGCCATGTCCTACGGCTCGATTAGCAAGGAAGCGCATGAAGACATCGCGATAGCGCTCAACCGTATCGGAGGGCGGAGCAATTCCGGTGAAGGCGGCGAGGACCCGGTGCGTTTTATTCCATTGCCCAACGGTGACAGCAAGTGTTCGCGCATCAAACAGGTTGCCTCCGGGCGTTTTGGGGTCACCGCCCATTATCTTTCGAATGCCGATGAAATTCAGATTAAGATGGCGCAAGGCGCCAAACCGGGTGAGGGGGGGCAATTGCCCGGACACAAGGTGAGCAAAGAGATTGCCCGTGTTCGGCATACCACGCCGGGTGTGACCTTGATCTCACCGCCGCCGCACCATGATATTTACTCCATTGAGGATTTGGCACAATTGATCTTTGATCTTAAAAATTCAAATCCCGCAGCCAAAGTTTCGGTCAAGCTGGTTTCCGAAGTGGGTGTGGGCACCATTGCATCCGGTGTTGCCAAAGCCAAGGCGGACACGGTGTTGATTTCAGGATTTGACGGCGGAACCGGCGCATCACCCATGACATCAATCAAACATGCGGGTTTGCCCTGGGAATTAGGTTTGGCGGAAACACAACAATCATTAATTGCCAATCGTTTGCGTGACCGTATCCGGGTCCAGACCGACGGGCAGATAAAAACCGGACGTGATTTGGCGATTGCTGTTTTGCTGGGTGCGGATGAATATGGATTCGGTACCACTGTACTGGTAACGCTGGGTTGTATCATGATGCGGAAATGTCATCTGAACAACTGTCCGGTCGGTGTGGCGACCCAGCGGGAAGAACTGCGGGCACGGTATACCGGAAAACCGGAATATCCGGAACGTTTTTTTAAATTTATGGCCCAGGAGTTGCGCGAGATTATGGCAGCCATGGGATTTAGGACTGTGGATGAAATGATCGGGCGCAGCGATATGCTCAGGTTTGTTCCGGATAAAAAACACTGGAAAGCAGCCGGGCTTGATTTTTCAGATATGCTTAAGTATGTCCAGAGCGATACCCTGCATTGCACCGGGAGCCAGGACCATCAGTTGGAAAAATGTTTGGACAATGTGCTGATTGCCCGGGCAAAACCTGCATTGGAGCGCGGAGAAAAAGTGATTATTTCCCTGCCGATTAAAAATATAAATCGTACCGTTGGGACGACCCTCAGTCATGAACTTACGAAGCGATATGGAGAAGCAGGGCTGCCGGAAGACCGGATCGAGGTTCGCTTTAAAGGTTCGGCCGGCCAAAGTTTGGGTGCTTTTTTAGCGCCGGGAATAACGCTTAAAGTTTCCGGAGATGCCAATGATTATCTGGGCAAAGGGCTTTCCGGCGGGAAAATTATTGTTGCGCCGGATGCAGGTTCGACAATTGTACCGCATGAAAACATGAGCGTCGGCAATGTTGTGCTTTACGGCGCGACGGCAGGTGAGGTCTATATCAATGGGATTGCAGCCGAGCGTTTTTGTGTCCGCAATAGCGGTGCCCGGGCGGTGGTGGAAGGTGTGGGTGACCATGGGTGCGAATACATGACCGGTGGTGTGGTGGTTGTCCTGGGTTCGACCGGGGTTAATTTTGCCGCCGGGATGAGCGGCGGCGTGGCTTATGTTTATGATGAAAATGAATTGTTTGATACTAAGTGTAATTTGGATATGGTGGATCTGGAAAGTGTTGTTCATGCAGCGGACATTCTTGCGTTGAAGATGTTGATTGAAAAGCATTATGACTATACCCGGAGTACACGCGCCAAATTTATTCTGGATAACTGGCAGACCCAGCTGCCGATGTTTGTGAAGGTTATGCCGATTGATTATAAGCGGGTGCTGGAGCGTATGGCGCAGGAAGAAGCGATGGATACCGATTCGGTTTCGGCAACAGAAGAAGTCTATGCTGCGGGCAAGGTGCTGGAAGAATTGATTAAATAA
- a CDS encoding FapA family protein, translated as MDEGYLRLSHADSQDEEVLIRLARQNTQCFMSARILKHHYRLTPDHLKEILLSKKIVYGIDEDSLKTICEHANSGKPVQNSLVASGKQSIGGQDGCFDYAIKPFSIVPEYDESRNGRIDFHETNLFENVITGQTIGKLIPPQPGEEGITVLGDKIQISKVKKCSIHAGQGIDCDDTHSLFTANKNGRVMLKFNTLQVTEELVVEKDVDFKIGHIDFVGFVQIRCDVLEGFHVRAKKGLQIAGNVSNSRIDSDGDITLGGMSSREGEGVIHCGGNLKAAYLCNVQVECEGDVQITKEAVNCVLACNGTLTVGGRIVGGSYTALGGLEAAQIGTELGVKTFITCGDNFHFLNDIVSLKNQIREVKNKHQHAEKKFEHEFGDIDIATLPEDLQTRHETALQFLKKLDQKKRTTQESLQHIRKTSQKKANPKINITEKIHAGTHFTLDCTQEDIKEEKTGPFSVIAAQDQSMAYLSLSPLAINARTLKPDVNPADISTPADDESSAA; from the coding sequence ATGGACGAAGGATATCTAAGACTCTCACACGCAGACAGCCAGGACGAGGAAGTCCTCATCCGACTGGCGCGTCAAAACACCCAATGCTTTATGTCCGCGCGTATTTTAAAGCATCACTATCGGTTAACCCCTGATCATCTGAAAGAAATTTTATTATCAAAAAAAATTGTTTATGGAATTGACGAAGACAGCTTAAAAACAATTTGCGAGCACGCGAATAGCGGCAAACCCGTCCAGAACAGCTTGGTTGCCAGCGGAAAACAATCGATTGGCGGTCAGGACGGATGTTTCGATTATGCCATCAAACCTTTTTCCATTGTGCCGGAATATGATGAAAGCCGCAATGGACGGATTGACTTTCATGAAACCAATCTTTTTGAAAATGTTATCACCGGGCAAACCATCGGCAAACTAATTCCCCCCCAACCCGGCGAGGAAGGCATCACCGTGCTCGGGGATAAAATCCAGATTTCGAAAGTTAAAAAATGCAGTATCCATGCAGGACAAGGAATTGATTGTGATGATACCCACAGTCTTTTCACTGCCAACAAAAACGGACGCGTCATGCTTAAATTCAACACACTCCAAGTCACCGAAGAACTCGTTGTTGAAAAAGACGTGGATTTCAAGATCGGCCATATTGATTTTGTAGGTTTTGTACAAATTCGCTGTGACGTACTGGAAGGATTTCATGTCAGGGCAAAAAAAGGTCTGCAAATTGCCGGCAACGTCTCTAATTCCCGTATCGATTCAGACGGCGACATCACCTTGGGCGGCATGTCTTCCCGTGAGGGCGAGGGCGTTATTCACTGCGGCGGAAATCTAAAAGCCGCTTACTTATGCAATGTGCAGGTTGAATGCGAAGGGGATGTCCAGATTACCAAAGAAGCGGTCAATTGTGTTCTGGCTTGCAATGGAACCCTCACCGTTGGCGGACGCATTGTCGGCGGCAGTTATACCGCACTCGGCGGATTGGAAGCGGCACAAATCGGTACTGAGCTCGGGGTCAAAACCTTCATTACCTGCGGTGATAATTTTCATTTCCTCAACGATATCGTCTCCCTTAAAAACCAGATCCGAGAAGTCAAAAACAAACACCAACACGCAGAAAAAAAATTCGAACACGAATTTGGAGATATCGATATTGCGACACTTCCCGAAGATCTTCAAACCCGGCACGAAACCGCACTCCAATTCCTGAAAAAACTGGATCAAAAAAAACGCACAACGCAGGAATCCTTACAGCACATCCGAAAAACTTCACAGAAAAAAGCCAACCCAAAAATAAACATTACAGAAAAAATACACGCCGGGACCCACTTCACATTGGACTGTACCCAGGAAGATATCAAAGAAGAAAAAACAGGTCCCTTTTCAGTGATTGCCGCCCAGGATCAATCCATGGCCTACCTGTCACTGTCTCCGCTTGCCATCAACGCGCGTACTCTGAAACCCGATGTCAATCCGGCGGATATCAGTACCCCGGCGGATGATGAATCCAGCGCAGCGTAA
- a CDS encoding glutamate synthase subunit beta: MAKPTGFLDYARKNPPKRKVKDRVKDFREIEQRLGQAELEIQAARCMDCGVPSCHAYGCPLSNLIPDWNDMIYKKQWRKALDLLHATNNFPEFTGRVCPAPCEPACTLAINQDPVTIRQIELQIVERGWEQGWIQPQKPEKKTGKKVAIVGSGPAGMAAAQQLARAGHAVTLFEKADRIGGYLRYGIPDYKLEKSVIDRRMAQMRDEGVVFKAGTNAGKTIKADTLKKNFDAILITIGAGEPRDLPVSGRNLKGVHFALEFLTQQNKRTAGDKISVKQMIHAKGKHVVVVGGGDTGADCIGTSIRQGAKKVIQLELLSQPPKNSNPATPWPAWPVIHRIATSHEEGCDRMWDIQTKSLEGDKGQLKVLKAAKLKWTFPENNRPACEEISGSGFDLKADLVFLAMGFIHPEHGALVKDLKVKLDGRGNIAVDDILMTSQKGVFAAGDAETGASLVVRAINRGRLAAAGVDAYLSKLRKPVKKLKTKK, from the coding sequence ATGGCAAAACCAACCGGGTTTTTAGATTATGCACGGAAGAATCCGCCCAAACGCAAGGTGAAAGACCGGGTGAAGGATTTCAGGGAAATTGAGCAGAGGCTGGGTCAAGCTGAGCTGGAGATCCAGGCGGCGCGCTGCATGGACTGCGGAGTTCCTTCCTGTCATGCCTATGGCTGTCCGTTGAGTAATTTGATTCCTGATTGGAATGACATGATTTATAAAAAACAATGGCGCAAGGCATTGGACCTTTTGCATGCAACCAATAATTTTCCCGAGTTTACCGGACGCGTTTGTCCGGCTCCGTGTGAACCGGCCTGTACGCTGGCCATCAATCAAGACCCTGTAACAATCCGTCAAATTGAACTCCAGATTGTTGAACGCGGATGGGAGCAGGGCTGGATTCAACCGCAAAAGCCGGAAAAGAAAACCGGCAAGAAAGTGGCGATTGTTGGTTCCGGGCCGGCCGGCATGGCAGCGGCGCAGCAGTTGGCCCGGGCGGGTCATGCGGTGACATTGTTTGAAAAAGCCGACCGAATTGGCGGGTATCTGCGCTATGGAATCCCGGATTACAAGTTGGAGAAATCTGTGATTGACCGGCGGATGGCGCAGATGAGGGATGAAGGTGTGGTTTTTAAAGCCGGAACGAATGCAGGTAAAACAATTAAGGCGGATACGCTGAAAAAAAACTTTGATGCAATTTTAATTACCATCGGTGCCGGGGAACCACGCGATCTTCCTGTTTCGGGCCGTAACTTGAAAGGGGTCCATTTTGCATTGGAATTTTTAACTCAGCAAAACAAGCGCACTGCCGGGGATAAAATTTCCGTTAAACAGATGATTCACGCCAAGGGGAAACATGTTGTAGTGGTTGGCGGCGGGGATACCGGTGCGGATTGCATTGGCACAAGTATTCGTCAAGGTGCGAAAAAGGTTATTCAGCTAGAGCTACTCTCGCAACCACCTAAAAACAGTAATCCTGCGACACCCTGGCCCGCCTGGCCGGTGATTCATCGTATCGCAACTTCACACGAAGAAGGCTGCGACCGGATGTGGGATATTCAGACAAAGTCGCTGGAGGGTGACAAGGGACAACTGAAAGTGTTGAAAGCGGCAAAATTAAAATGGACTTTTCCCGAAAACAACCGACCGGCTTGCGAAGAAATATCCGGGTCTGGATTTGATTTAAAAGCGGATTTGGTGTTCCTGGCGATGGGATTTATCCATCCTGAACACGGTGCGCTGGTCAAAGATTTAAAGGTGAAGCTGGACGGGCGCGGAAATATTGCGGTAGACGACATATTGATGACATCACAAAAGGGTGTCTTTGCAGCCGGGGATGCTGAAACCGGCGCTTCGTTGGTCGTGCGCGCAATTAACCGGGGGCGTTTGGCTGCGGCCGGTGTGGATGCTTACTTGTCGAAGCTGCGTAAACCGGTAAAAAAACTTAAAACGAAAAAATGA